The nucleotide window TGGCAGGCAGCCGTGCGACCACCGACGCAAACGTGCAAGCCATCTGGTTGCGACAGGTGCAGACACAGCCGGCGGATTTCTTGAAATCCAAGTTCGCTTATCAGCAGGCGTCACGATCGGAGGAACCATCACCGTGATTGCCATTCGTGTCGCTCTTGTTCGCCGTTGGCCCGGGTTCATTGCTTTCGCCGCACTGGCCGTGATGGCCAGACCGTGCTTTTCACAAGACTCGGATGCGAGAGGCGAATCCGAGTCGGTGGTCGTTCACGTGCAGACCGATGCACCGGAGCCGAAAGCATGGGTCGGTCAACGGCTGCCATTCTTTGTGAAGCTGAAGGCACCGGGGCCGTTCGTCGGCGCGGCCGGATTTTCGGTCCCCAGCATTCCGCGTGCGTTGATCGTCAAAGTGGGCACACCGGTGGTGTCATCGGAAACCGGAGACGACGACCAGGACTGGACGGTCCAGACCCATGAGTTCGCTTTGTTTTCCCAGGCAACAGGGACCGTATCGATTCCCGACATCCAGGTGCGATTCAGTTGCCGAAGCGGCTACACCGGACCGGTCAGCGATCATGTCGAAACATCGCCGGGGATCGACGTCCAGATTCAGACGCCGGACAATTACGACCCCGATGTCTTCGTCGTTTCCACCCATCGGTTGGAAGTCAATCAATCCTGGGAACCACCGCCGGGCGACATTCGACAAGGCGATCTGATTCGTCGAACGATTCAACAGAGTGCCGATGACGTCGCTGCGATGGCCTTGGCACCGCCGATCTTGACCGCCCCGGATAACGTTCGCGTGTACCCGGACGATCCAGCAGTGGACGATGACATGCAGCGCGGCGCCTTCACCGGCCGTCGCACCGATGTGATCACTTATGTGCCACGCGAAAGCGGCACGGTCACGTTTCCTGCGGCCAAGTACGTTTGGTGGGACCCGACAAAGAATCAGTACGACTGGACGACTTTACCGGCGGTCACCTACAACGTCGCAGCCGTCGCGAGTGCCACGACCGGTGGCGACGCTGTCAGCGATGAATCGTCCGGCGGTGCGTTCCCACGTTGGTGGGCCTTGGGCCTGATGATCGCGGTGGTCTTGCTTGGCTGCATCGCCGTATTGAAGCGACGGACACTGAAAAGCCGCCTGCAACAGTTTTGGTCACGGCTGTATCCGCCGGATCGCGTGGCGGTCGGACGCCTGCGGCGTGCCTGCCGCAACAACGATCCGGTGGCCGCCGAAGCCGCCTGGCAGCAATGGCAAAACAGTCTGCCTGGTCCGCCGACTTTCACACCCGCATTGCAATCGGCGGTGACCGACCTGCATCGTCATCGTTATGGAAACGGTGACGATGCGACATGGGATGGTACCCAACTTAGCCGCTCGGTGACCGAATACTTGGCCGCAACCAAAGACGACGCCGAAGGCTCGGTTGATGCGTTGCCACCGCTGAATCCGGTCTAGGTGCGGCGTTCATGGGGCGGACTAAGCTGCCTTCGAAAGCGGGATTTCTTCTTCAGCGGCAACGGGCTTTCGTGCAAACCGCCGCAGCACCACATAGAACACCGGCGTCAGAAACAATCCAAAGATTGTCACGCCCAGCATGCCGCTGAAGACGGCCGTGCCCAGGACACGCCGCATCTCAAAACCGGCACCGGTGGCGATCAACAGCGGGATCACCCCCAAGATGAACGAGAATGCCGTCATCAGGATAGGACGCAACCGCATACGACACGCATCCACCGCGGCTTGGAAACGGTCTTTGCCGGCGTCTTCTTCCGCCTTGGCAAACTCCACAATCAGAATCGCATTCTTACAGGCCAGTCCGACCAGAACGATGAAGCCAATCTGGGTCAAGATGTTGTTGTCCATCCCTCGCATCCAGATACCGATCACTGCGAACAGCAAGCACAACGGTACGATCAGGATGATGGCCAAGGGCAATAGCCAACTCTCGTATTGAGCGGCCAGTGTCAGGAAGACGAACAGCACCGCCAACGGGAACAGATAGACGATCGTGTTTCCGGCCTGCTTTTCCTGGTATGCAATTTCCGTCCACGCATAACCGAATCCGGGCGGCAGCTTTGCTTCGGCGATGTCTTCCATCGCGGTCAACGCTTGTCCGGTGCTAAAACCAGGCACGGTCACACCGTTGATGTCGGCTGCGGGGAACAGATTGAATCGGACCAAACGGTCGGGGCCCACCACGCGTTCGACTTCGACGACCGAGCCCAGCGAAACCGTCGCGCCCCGTGCGCTTCGGGTGCGCAGCCGCAAGATGTCGGCCGGATCGTCGCGGAATTCTGGTTCGGCTTGTGCCGTCACACGATAGGTTCGCCCCAGGATATTGAAGTCGTTGATGTACGACGATCCCAAGTAGACCTGCAATGCTTCGAAAACGTTGTCGATCGGGATGTCCAGCATCTGAGCTTTGGTACGATCGACTTCGGCGCGGATTTGCGGAACGCCCAAGCGATAGTTTGAAAACACCTGCAGCAAGCCCGGATGCACATTGGCGTCGGCCACCATGGATTGATTGACCTGCTCCAGCGCTTCCAAACCCGCGCCGCTTTGGTCTTGTATGTACATCTTGAATCCACCGCCACGACCGATCCCACGGACCGGGGGCGGAGGAATGATGTAGATCATTGCCTCATTGATCGACGCAACCGCCTTCCGCATGTCTGTAGCGATCGCTTCGGCAGTGCGGCCACGCTCGGCTCTTTCCTTTGAATCCTTCAACGGCAGGAACGTTACCGCGGCATTAGGGCTGATGGTGAAGGTTGATCCGTTCAGCCCAACGATACCAACCGCGTGGGCAACACCGTCGATGCCTTTGCCGATCTCCGCGACCTGCTGTGTGATCTTGTCCGTCCGCGCCAGCGACGCGCCGTCGGGCAGGTTGATGCTGACGATCAGATAACCTTGGTCCTGTTGCGGGATGAACCCGGACGGCACCAGAGAGAAACTGTAGCCGGTTGCAATCAAAAGGCCGCCGTACAAAACCAGCGAAACGAAAGCGGTGCGGACCAGACGCGAAACAATGGCTGCATATGCATTGCTGGCCACATCAAAGGTCGCGTTGAACCAGCGAGCCGGAGCCGAAACCACCGCCGAAAACCAGCGGCCGATTCGAGTCTTTCGCGGTCGCGGGGATTCTGCCTTGGGCTTCAACAACAACGCACACAGCGCCGGCGTCAATGTCAGCGAAACGAACGTGGAGATGGCCGTGCTGATGGAAATCGTCAAAGCGAACTGCTGATAAAACTGGCCGCTGATGCTGGGGATGAAGATGGTCGGCACGAACACTGCGATCAACACCAGCGTTGTCGCAATCAACGCGGAACCCACCTCGTCCATCGCACGGTGGGCCGCTTCACGAGGCGACATGCCTTCGCGGATCAGACGTTCGACGTTCTCCACCACCACGATCGCATCGTCGACGACGATTCCGATGGCCAGCACCAAGCCAAACAATGACAGCGTGTTCAGCGTGACGCCCAACACCTGCATGGCGGCGAACGTGCCGACCAGTGAAATCGGGATCGCGACGACCGGAATGATCGTCGGGCGAAAATGGTGCAGGAACACAAAGACCGTCAACACCACCAGGATCGTGGTGATGAATAGTGTTTGAAAGACTTCGCTGATCGAATCTTCGACATATTGGGTCGGGTTGTACGCGACACGGTATTCCACGCCCTCGGGAAAGTCTTTGCTAAGACCATCCATCGTCTTCAGGACTTCCGCCGCCGTGTCGACGGCGTTGGTGCCGGGTCGCTGATAGACCAACACCGCGATCGCCGGCTTTCCGTCCAAGTAGCTCAGTCGCGAATAGTCTTGGGCCCCCAATTCGATCCTGGCGACATCGCTCAGACGAGTCACACGACCGTCTTCGCCTCGCTTGACGATGATCTTGCCGAATTCATCGGTGTCTTTCAAACGACCCTGGGTCGTCACATTCAACTGAAACGCGCCCGTTCCGTCGGTCGGCGGTTGGCCGATCACGCCCGCGGCGACTTGGACGTTCTGTTGCCGAATCGCATCCAACACGTCGCCGGCGGTCAGGTCGACGTGAGTCATCTTTTCGATGTCCAGCCACACCCGCATCGCATATTCATTGCCGCCGGCAATTCGAATGTCACCGACACCGTCCAAACGCATCAACGCATCGCGAACCCGCAAGAACGCAAAGTTGCTGATGTACAGGTTGTCGCGACTTTCATCCGGCGACGTCAGGTGGACGACCATCAGCATGTCGGGGATCTGTTTCCGCGTCGTCACGCCGATTTGGCGCACCGTTTCCGGCAAACGTGCTTCGGCGATCGCCACGCGGTTTTGTACTAGCACCTGCGCGTCGTCCAAGTCGGTACCCAACTTGAACGTGACGGTCAGTTGCATGGTTCCATCGGCGCTGGACGACGATTCCATGTACAGCATGTCGTCGACGCCGTTCATCTCCTGCTCGATCGGAGTGGCGACCGTGTTGGCGATGACTTCCGGCGTGGCCCCCGGATAGCTGGCGCGGACGACGATGGTCGGCGGTGCGACGTCGGGATACTGCGAAACCGGCAGCGAGAAATACGTGATGCCGCCGACCAACAGAATCAGAAACGAAAGCACCGACGCAAAAATCGGCCGATCGATGAAGAAGTGGGGAAACTTCATTTGGAAACACCCCCGTACATCGCCAAGCCTTCACCCGTTTGGGCATCTTGCGGCAAGGGAGTCGGTTCGGGCGAAATCCACTGATCGGGCGTAAGCGGATCGCTCTTATCTGGCAGTCCGTCGTCGACCACCATGATTTCTCCATCCTTGACGGCGACATCCATATCGGGCCGAACCATCAGCAGTCCTTGGATGACCAAAGCTTCGTCGCCTTGCAAGCCTTCGCGAACGACACGCAAACCATCCGCGATCGGGCCGGTGTCGATCGGTCGCCGTTCGATCTTCCCATCGACCACGACGTACACGAATTGGCTGGACTGGTCCGTACCGATTGCGGAATCGGGGATCAGGATCGCCTTGTACGATGCACTGCCGGGAATACGCACACGTGCGAACATGCCGGGAACCAGCGTCCCGGATTCATTGCGAAAAATGCTGCGGGCACGAAGCGTTGCCGTGTCGGTATCAAAGCGGTTGTCGACAAAGTCCATATGGCCTCGGTGCGGAAACCCCTTTTCATCGATCAAGCTAAGGTAGGCTGGGTTCTTCGCGACACGTGAACTTTCACGTCGACCTTGTTGGGCCAAGCGAACATACTTCAACACATCTTGCTCGTGCACATCGAAGGTGCAGTGGATCGGGTCCACCGACGTGATCGTGGTCAGCAACGTGGATGTCGAAGTTCCGCCACTGACCAAGTTGCCTTCGGTCACCAATTCGCTACTGATCCGCCCGGTGACCGGTGCATGGATCTGGGTGTACCCGAGATTCAACCGAGCCGTTTCCAGTTCTGCCTTGGCGGATTCCATCGACGCCGTGGCAGTGGCGATCGCAGCCTCGGCCGAACTGATTCCCGCTTCGCTGCCCTGGACATCGGCTTCGGCCTGCAGAAATTCGGCCTCACGCTGGTCGACTT belongs to Crateriforma spongiae and includes:
- a CDS encoding BatD family protein: MIAIRVALVRRWPGFIAFAALAVMARPCFSQDSDARGESESVVVHVQTDAPEPKAWVGQRLPFFVKLKAPGPFVGAAGFSVPSIPRALIVKVGTPVVSSETGDDDQDWTVQTHEFALFSQATGTVSIPDIQVRFSCRSGYTGPVSDHVETSPGIDVQIQTPDNYDPDVFVVSTHRLEVNQSWEPPPGDIRQGDLIRRTIQQSADDVAAMALAPPILTAPDNVRVYPDDPAVDDDMQRGAFTGRRTDVITYVPRESGTVTFPAAKYVWWDPTKNQYDWTTLPAVTYNVAAVASATTGGDAVSDESSGGAFPRWWALGLMIAVVLLGCIAVLKRRTLKSRLQQFWSRLYPPDRVAVGRLRRACRNNDPVAAEAAWQQWQNSLPGPPTFTPALQSAVTDLHRHRYGNGDDATWDGTQLSRSVTEYLAATKDDAEGSVDALPPLNPV
- a CDS encoding efflux RND transporter permease subunit is translated as MKFPHFFIDRPIFASVLSFLILLVGGITYFSLPVSQYPDVAPPTIVVRASYPGATPEVIANTVATPIEQEMNGVDDMLYMESSSSADGTMQLTVTFKLGTDLDDAQVLVQNRVAIAEARLPETVRQIGVTTRKQIPDMLMVVHLTSPDESRDNLYISNFAFLRVRDALMRLDGVGDIRIAGGNEYAMRVWLDIEKMTHVDLTAGDVLDAIRQQNVQVAAGVIGQPPTDGTGAFQLNVTTQGRLKDTDEFGKIIVKRGEDGRVTRLSDVARIELGAQDYSRLSYLDGKPAIAVLVYQRPGTNAVDTAAEVLKTMDGLSKDFPEGVEYRVAYNPTQYVEDSISEVFQTLFITTILVVLTVFVFLHHFRPTIIPVVAIPISLVGTFAAMQVLGVTLNTLSLFGLVLAIGIVVDDAIVVVENVERLIREGMSPREAAHRAMDEVGSALIATTLVLIAVFVPTIFIPSISGQFYQQFALTISISTAISTFVSLTLTPALCALLLKPKAESPRPRKTRIGRWFSAVVSAPARWFNATFDVASNAYAAIVSRLVRTAFVSLVLYGGLLIATGYSFSLVPSGFIPQQDQGYLIVSINLPDGASLARTDKITQQVAEIGKGIDGVAHAVGIVGLNGSTFTISPNAAVTFLPLKDSKERAERGRTAEAIATDMRKAVASINEAMIYIIPPPPVRGIGRGGGFKMYIQDQSGAGLEALEQVNQSMVADANVHPGLLQVFSNYRLGVPQIRAEVDRTKAQMLDIPIDNVFEALQVYLGSSYINDFNILGRTYRVTAQAEPEFRDDPADILRLRTRSARGATVSLGSVVEVERVVGPDRLVRFNLFPAADINGVTVPGFSTGQALTAMEDIAEAKLPPGFGYAWTEIAYQEKQAGNTIVYLFPLAVLFVFLTLAAQYESWLLPLAIILIVPLCLLFAVIGIWMRGMDNNILTQIGFIVLVGLACKNAILIVEFAKAEEDAGKDRFQAAVDACRMRLRPILMTAFSFILGVIPLLIATGAGFEMRRVLGTAVFSGMLGVTIFGLFLTPVFYVVLRRFARKPVAAEEEIPLSKAA
- a CDS encoding efflux RND transporter periplasmic adaptor subunit; translation: MKSTFAGMLALSLGITMMASLGCKPEQQTAGEMPPPTVTVAKPVVRPIVEWDAYTGRLEATDFVEIRARVGGYLESIHFDEGQIVNKGDLLFVIDPRPFKAELSRARAALQESESQLQQAKARLKEAQALKRQSDAQLSLASARVDRARSLKRQNAVSQEEVDQREAEFLQAEADVQGSEAGISSAEAAIATATASMESAKAELETARLNLGYTQIHAPVTGRISSELVTEGNLVSGGTSTSTLLTTITSVDPIHCTFDVHEQDVLKYVRLAQQGRRESSRVAKNPAYLSLIDEKGFPHRGHMDFVDNRFDTDTATLRARSIFRNESGTLVPGMFARVRIPGSASYKAILIPDSAIGTDQSSQFVYVVVDGKIERRPIDTGPIADGLRVVREGLQGDEALVIQGLLMVRPDMDVAVKDGEIMVVDDGLPDKSDPLTPDQWISPEPTPLPQDAQTGEGLAMYGGVSK